A single window of Nyctibius grandis isolate bNycGra1 chromosome Z, bNycGra1.pri, whole genome shotgun sequence DNA harbors:
- the CDR2 gene encoding cerebellar degeneration-related protein 2 produces the protein MLADSLVEEFEIREDEPWYDQQDLQQDLHLAAELGKTLLDRNTELEESLQQMYATNQEQLQEIEYLTKQVELLRQMNDQHAKVYEQLDVTARELEDTNQKLVAESRASQQKILSLTETIENLQTHIDDLQRQVEELKKSGRGRMSHERSDQPRSMHSFSCLKELYDLRQYFVYDHVFAEKITSMDSQLSPLEEENENLKKAVTVLQAQLNLEKEKRITMEEEYSLMVKENCDLEQRLVDIDLYRARAEELEVEVAEMRQILQSENTFHNAEKLVPESFFISFKESLERELGQSPADDGLLTVSELEKKALKRSSSETFLSRAAGGDFLRGHEETCIRRAEAVKQRGISVLNEVDAQYNALKVKYEELLKKCQMDEDSLKHKAVQTLKQYSKDMNVGNTQYDLSASNQEYTNVEISDSPTNALPEYKALFKEIFSCIRKTKEEIDEHRAKYKSLSSQP, from the exons ATGCTGGCCGACAGCTTGGTGGAGGAGTTTGAGATCCGCGAGGATGAGCCCTGGTACGACCAGCAGGACCTGCAGCAAG ATCTTCACCTTGCTGCTGAGCTTGGGAAGACACTACTGGACCGCAACACTGAACTAGAAGAATCTTTACAGCAAATGTATGCAACAAATCAAGAGCAACTGCAGGAGATAGAG TACCTCACAAAGCAAGTGGAGCTCTTGCGTCAGATGAATGATCAGCATGCAAAAGTCTATGAACAGCTGGATGTGACAGCAAGAGAACTCGAAGATACTAATCAAAAACTAGTTGCGGAGAGCAGAGCTTCACAACAAAAGATACTAAG CTTGACAGAGACTATTGAAAATCTGCAAACACACATAGATGACCTGCAGCGACAAGTAGAAGAATTGAAAAAGTCTGGACGAGGCCGGATGAGCCATGAGAGATCTGACCAGCCAAGATCGATGCATAGTTTCTCATGTTTGAAGGAGCTGTATGACCTTCGCCA gtaTTTTGTTTATGATCATGTGTTTGCAGAAAAGATTACTTCGATGGATAGTCAGCTAAGTCctctagaagaagaaaatgagaacttAAAAAAGGCAGTTACAGTTCTCCAAGCCCAACTTAAcctagaaaaagagaagaggataACAATGGAAGAGGAGTATAGTCTTATggtaaaagaaaactgtgaCCTTGAACAGAGGCTCGTTGATATAGACTTATACCGGGCTCGTGCAGAGGAGTTGGAAGTGGAAGTAGCTGAAATGCGACAAATACTTCAGTCTGAAAACACATTCCATAACGCAGAGAAATTGGTGCCGGaatcctttttcatttcattcaagGAATCTTTAGAAAGGGAGCTTGGTCAGAGCCCAGCAGATGATGGACTTCTGACTGTATCGGAGCTGGAGAAGAAGGCACTGAAACGGAGCAGCAGCGAAACTTTCCTGAGCCGTGCTGCAGGGGGAGACTTTCTAAGGGGCCATGAAGAAACATGTATTAGGAGAGCTGAAGCTGTGAAGCAGCGAGGAATCTCTGTACTTAATGAAGTTGACGCTCAGTATAATGCTCTGAAAGTGAAGTATGAGGAACTTTTGAAGAAGTGTCAAATGGATGAAGATTCTTTGAAACACAAGGCTGTACAAACGCTGAAGCAGTATTCCAAAGACATGAACGTGGGCAATACCCAGTATGATCTTTCAGCTAGCAATCAAGAATACACGAATGTGGAGATAAGTGACTCTCCCACAAATGCTCTCCCTGAATATAAAGCACTCTTCAAGGAAATTTTTAGCTgtatcagaaaaacaaaggaagaaatagaTGAACACAGAGCTAAGTACAAGTCCCTCTCCTCTCAGCCGTAA